TGTTGATCATAGGGTCTaatgagcagcaataggtgagaCCGGGAGCCGTTCGGTAGTCGCCACTATGCTAGGCAAGTCATTCAGAAAGCTAGTGGGCCGGGGATAGCAGAAGGGTCTTCGGTGACAAcgcaacggaaaagcctgttgaaaccacatcggacgattatgtcggcagaccagtcgtgatagATCGGTGGGGCTCCGTGTTGGCAACAaatggtccaggccaattggcaaaagaggaaTTGTAGCCCACAAATTAGCGGGTATACCTCTTCGGGTAGCCGGgtgatgggcctagctcgaggctagctcaaggctaactggtgcttgcttcggggcAGAGGCGTTAGCCACTCGATTGCAGTTAGCTATCTgtgatgatccggtgtaatggcCCAGAGCTTgaggcaggaatccggtgatgtggtggagaaaagcagtccgatatcacactgtgcagactggcaggtgtcGACCGAGCTAAAGCTGGCTGGTGACCGAGCTAAAAGTAAAGTCTGCTAGCCATGGCTAAcagtgactactagctagtagctagttagttgGCAAGCTGCTGATGGAAGTTCCACTTATAAcgaataaaaatagcagatccgtaccacagtGGGTGGGGAGTtttgcaggaaagtatatttagatcattgaacatgtttgggatgctctggttcGACGTGTACGGCAGCGGGtttcagttcctgccaatatccagcaacgtcACACAGccaaaatcaacagcctgatcgacTCTATGCGAAgcagatgtgtcgcgctgcatgagggaAATGGTAGtcacacaagatactgactggttttctgatccatgtccctaccttttttttaaggtatctgtgaccaacagacctaattcatttatttaaattgactgatttccttatatgaactataactcagtaaaatctttgttgcatgttgtgtttatatttttgctcagtaaaGTTGAATCGGTACTTGGGGGCTGAGTCCATAATAATTGTGTGGAGCAGACCTAGCTGAATTAATAATACAATTTTTTTCCACAGATAGCCAGCCTAGCTGCTTAAAATGTTCAACCACCAGATGAGCATGAGGGGTAATTTAAGTACAATTCTTACAAGCCTGTTTTGGCTGGTCTGTAGCTTATACTTGAGATGTTTGAGGTTGCTGGTGAACCATGATGTGCAGGCATAATCAAAGTGGCACTGGACTAGCGCACATGCCAGAGTCCTTAGGGTGtatatagctaggtttccatccaatggtGACAGATTTGCATGTGAATATTCAAACATCTGCATAAAGATAATACCCACTCTGGTATTGGCGCTCAGATACAGGGTGGGTATaacctacatgatgagattattatggacacttttgtccataataatcttatCATGGACACTTTTgttcataataatctcatcatgtaggttATACCCACACTGTATCAGCGAGATCATTTTTATTTGCAAAACGGCAgccatcgatcatcatgtcaccagaataagaccctcaatatttattgaaaaGCGCATCACCATGCACATTcaacaccctgtgaagttcatcataatttatttaatcaagcctaataaactgcatgctttaaCATAATGTTGTGACATTTTTTATccaacatgtacagttgaagtcggaagtttacatacaccttagccaaatacatttaaactcagtttttcacaactcctgacatttaatcctagtaaaaaatctctgctttaggtcagttaggatcaccactttagtttaagaatgtgaaatgtcagaataatagtagagagaattatttatttcagctttcatcacattcccagtgggtcagaagtttacatacactcaattagtacttggtatcattgcctgtaaattgtttaacttgggtcaaacatttcgggtagctttccataagcttcccacaagaagttgggtgaattttggcccattcctcttgacaaagctggtgtcatgacgttggcctgtgggtaggtttatgacagtcataaatacctcttccccccctttttcctctctctaccctactgatgtgaaatttgaaaaccccttggttaacataggaACATCAGAAGGttgggggaaattaactatattctgataatccgaccaattgaacatatgcggtggtacttaatgaatatgatgtcagttcggttgtcatctgagacattctcatcaatgataagatgacataaactctacagtggaaagtctgcaaattgtagttatcggattcacatggaattgttgttcaatttaaatgtttgaatataaaattattggtgaagagattaaatgtaattttagcttccaaatgagagatttgggttttcatacggttagggctctgctcaatcagtggcccgcccctgtgaagggacatgggttataaaacagaagcttctaaagccatgacataattttctggaattttccaagctgtttaaaggcacagtcaatttagtgtatgtaaacttctgacccactggaattgtgatacagtgaattataagtgaaataacctgtctgtaaacaattgttggaaaaatgacttgtgtcatgcacaaagtagatgtcctaactgacttgccaaaactatagtttgttaacaagaaaaatgtgttttaatgactctaacctaagtgtatgtaaacttctgacttcaactgtactttccTCACATAGAAAGGTTGGATGGAACCCTGGTTAATGCCAAGCCATTTTGAGGATGCTTGAATTATATTTTGGACAAATGTACACATGCCTATATGAGACTTATGGTACATTTTAAAAGTTAAATGACGCTTGGATTGGAGAGGAAGCAGAGCGCATctcagtatcaaaagtaaaaacacTGCCAGACTGACCTGCTACTGTGCCTTTCTAGACCTTATAAACTGTCGAGAGTAGACCACAACTGATCCAAATGGAATTAAACATTCAAATCACAGGGATTACTTGTTGTTATTCATGACATTTTCACTGCAGCCTAGAGTAGAATGTTGTACTCCCTTCAAAATAATAAGGAAATTGTTCATTGcattgtggtgttgtaggctagtctaggtagggttattgTATTGTCCCTAAACAAGATATTCTAGGGGAGCTTTTTGAGCTACGTGTCTCATGTCTTCAATGTTCTTTCATGCACAATGTTGCACCTGGGCTTTCCACTATCAGCTATTCCTATTTGTTCTTGTGGATTCATATTGAAAATGTATGCAGctattaatttattttatttaaccaggtaggttgactgagaacacagtGAGAACACAATGAGAACactacttccagcagcatctggtctcccatccagggactgaccaggaccaccCTGCTGAGCTTCAGAAGCAATCCAGCAGTGGGATGTAGCAACTGCAAATTGGCCAATGTGGTTTGATTTCTAGTTAGCCTATTGCAGATCTGAACAATTGAGCCATCTAACACTTCTGTGGATAGAGGGCAGGCTAGACAGAATAGAATAGATGTGAAAGTTAGCAGTCGGGAAAAGTGTGGGGCataagggaagtaccaaaacaccttgatataGGGGAGGCGCATGCAAGCCGATGAGTAAATTCAGCTAGGATGCAATACATTTTATAGTAAAACCTGCAAAAGAGTGAATGTAAACCAGGGGGAAAAAATGTAATACCCTCCCGtgcacaaacaaaaaaaacacacaaccttGCCGAAAGCAGCAATAAAAAGTTTGGATGGCAAACCCCCCCAGTAAATGTCGAACTGTCCCTAATTTGTAAATACACTTCATTATCACCCATCATAACCCAAACACATTAATCCTGTTTTTGTTGTCACAAACAAACAATCCATCTCATGTAGATAAACATGTGTGTTTTTACCTAGCCAACTGTGTTTAGATCAAAGATTACTTCAAGAGAGAGAACTTCGAAGAAGGAAAGGAGTGTCTGGTTTACAAGAATTCTAACGCGAACCGAATTTGAGATTTACTAGTCTAAACCATTGTAACCCGGATGTTAATACTGCGTAGTGTACCGGATGTTCTTTCATTTTAGCTGAGATACGAAAATGGGCATGCTAATTGTTAGCCTCGTGAAAGAGTGTGAAATTATACACTTTAATTGTGTTTTCTGATCTTGAAGGAGCTAGTTAAGGGTTCAACCAAAAACGTTAAGTAAGTATCTACGTTATTTCAAGTTAAATGACTTTGAATCAAGGTATTAACTCAAGGAAACGTAGCTAAGGTAAGCATCAATAGCCAGGTAACGTTATCTACTTTGCCAAAGTTAGCATAAGCGACCAAGTccttgttagctaactagcttttTTGAAAAACTAGTTGGTTACTGGTGGTATCGTTTATTTTACGATGACTAAACATTTTTGTTGCATTTTGTGTGTAACTGAAATATTTAGCTTACTAGTTAATCTAAATTTAAACTAGTTGACGTaattaacgttagctggctacgTTTTCACAATAACAAGCTTCTTATTTGTAGCACGGTGGCTATCCAGTTAGCTGCATGGTTTAGCCAGCTAGCCATTTAGGGTTAGCGACAGTCAACAatgtcataatgtaggtagctAGTTAGTACtctagcgttagctagctggTCATTACTGTTAACAAGCTACGCTAGCTTCCCGACTGTTGTGATTAGTTAGCGGTAGCTTAGTTGAGGAACGCCTCAATGTAGCCAGTTTTCCGAGGCGGAGGTGAGTATTGATAACTGGTAGCGCAATATCTAACAACATTGGGTCACCATCAGTCGATACTTGTGAACATGTCAATTCAAAAAACACGTACATATACCTATGTTTGTCATGTACAACTGCAGTCTATCCGCAGGGTAAGAGTTACTGACATTCATACTTAAGAAAAACTTTGATTCCCAACTTTTTTCGTTTACTGTAACATCAAGTACATTTTGCTCTGCCCAGGTTACCTTtgaagtaccccctcatgtgcaCTTTAACAATAAGCCTATGgcctcatgagtcttctcaagtacccctggttgggaaacactggaatACAACAACCGACGTTTTCCTAATGTTGTGTTGCTCAACTGGAGACGTCGCGGTGGTGACTGACGTACTACATACACAGATATTCAATTGGCACAAGCGCATTCGCGCTAAATTGAACTCCCAGGAAAATTCGGTGTTTGctttaaataataaaaataataaaagtaTGAATTTCAACACATAGTTACAGGTAAGCGTTTTTCAGTTAGACATTCCAGCGTGTCTTTGCGTTTATGAAAATGTACATTTCATAAGGATGTGGTAGCCTAAACCTACCGGTGACGTTAAAACTCAAATGTATAAGGTAATTTCGTCAAATTTGTGAGGCTCATCAGTTGCTTATTCAACATATTTGCAGCTACTTCACTCAATCCCGTTTTAAGTCTCCCTTCCCAGCTGTTTTACATTCCCTGAGACGAACCAGAAATATTCCCAGATTTTCATAAAACAGCCACCATCTGCTCTAATGTATTCACGAAACAGCAATTCAAGAACATCTATATTCCCAATtaaactgattgagatcaaacGATTAGAATGCAGacacattttttacatttcactGGTCAAACAAGATTGACATTGATCATGCCATGGTCTATTTTGAAATGTATTATGCCTAATTTGGTGTTTGAGGGTAGCCTATTAAAAATATAAATGTTGGGCATATGCAAACGTTGCAATTGAAGGATGGATTTTTATGCATATTCTATAAATATATTCAATAAGCTACATTTGTAGGTACAACCTTTAAGAAATTATGATGAAACCATTAACATTTGGCGGGGGGTGTGTGTGCTACCAAATGTTTGTATTTATGTAAGCTCACACTGTCCTGCAAAATCATTCTGTTGTCCCGCATTTGTGTATTTTAAATGTGGTCACTTTAGGTGTGAATAGTGTTTTGTCCCTCCTTTTCTTGTAGGAAAGCAGTTGAAGTATTCAGACACAACACAGAAGTTGTTGGGATCGTCCACCCCTAACACAGTGATGACCTCACAGCAGCATTCCCTCCCCAATGCAAATGTCaaccctcccctcctcatcccccaGAACTCATTAGCTCACCCGGGCAGGCCTCACATTCATCCAAACCAGCTGGACTCTACTCAGAGTAGTGCTGCGGGGCACCCTGCCTCCCACACAGGTCTGATGGGCGGTGTGGGGTCCTCGTCGGTGGGGACCTCCAGCGGAGTTGCAGTGAATAGGGGCACGTTGGCCTCCTGCACTAACTCTGCCTCCTCAAGGACGCCCTCGTCAGGACGCTTTGAACCCTGGCCCGAGGAGGCCGTAGACAATGCTTACGGCTTGTACTCACTGCACCGCATGTTCGACATAGTGGGAGCCCAGCTCACGCACCGCGATGTGCGAGTCCTCTCGTTCCTGTTCGTGGATGTCATTGACGAGTATGAGCGCGGTGGCATCAGGAGTGGCCGGGACTTCCTGCTGGCTCTGGAGCGCCAGGGGCGATGTGATGAGACCAACTTCAGACACGTCCTGCAGCTGCTTCGCATCATCACACGGCACGACCTGCTGCCCTACGTCACACTCAGGAAGAGACAGACCGGTAAGTGTTGGTTTCCTTCTCAAACTTTGCCTTTTTCAGGCCCACTGTcgttttatatttaaaaaaaatgaaagacCAAACTACATGTAATGGTGTTGAGACTGAGAAACGTAGATTCCCCATctgcaaaatgttatgttgtcAATCTCCTAAATGTTATCCCGAATATTTCTCTCCACTTCTCGCCATCTTGAAAACACACTTTCTAGTCCCTTAGTTAACAATTGACAGTTTACGTTAAATTGAAATATTTTAAGTCACTAACCAAAAGCCTTCATCTGCTTTACATTTCAGTGTGCCCAGACCCAGTGGATAAGTACCTGGAAGAGACGTCGGTACGTTATGTGTCCcccagaagaggaggagagagcagggaggctgCACCCCACAGAAGGACAGGTGGGTTTGACTCTGCATGTATACAgctacatatatacagtatactgaagTATGTGGATACtgcttcaaattagtggattcggctatttcagctacaccagtttctgacaggtgtataaaattcaGCACACAGCATGCAAACGCCATagaaaaacattggcagtagaatgaccttactgaagagctctgtgactttcaacgtggcaccatcataggatgtcacttttccaacaagtgagttagtcaaatttctgccctggtaGAGCTACCCTGGTCAActaagggctgttattgtgaagtggaaacgtctaggcgaaacaatggctcagccgcgaagtgttaGACCACAAAAGCTCACCGACCGcgaagtgctgaagcgtgtaaaaattctgtcctcagttgcaacactccctaccgagttaaaaactgcctctggaagcaacgtcagcacaagaactgttcgtctggagcttcatgaaatgggttttcatggctgagcagccgcacacacgcGTAAGATCACTATGCGCAACGCCAAGCGTTGTCTGGGGTGGtggctcgccgccattggactttggagcagtAGAAACGCGTTCTCTGAAGTAATTAatcgcttcaccatctggcagtctgacggactaatctgggtttggtagATGCCAGGATAATGCTACCTGCATTACAGTgccaactgtacattttggtggaggaagaataatggtctgaggcAGTTCATGTttctggctaggccccttagttctagtgaaTGGAAATCTTAATACTACAATGACATtctttgtggcaaaagtttgggaagccctttcctgtttcatcatgacaatgcccctgtgcacaaagcaaggtccatatagaaatggtttgtcgagataggtgtggaagaacttgattggcctgcacagagccctgaccccaaccccattgaacacctttgggatgaattggaatgccgactgcgagccaggcctaatcgcccaacatcagtgcctgacctcaataatgctcttgtggcttaaTGAAGGCAAGTcctcacagcaatgttccaacatttagtggaaagcattcccagaagagtggaggcttttaCAAGAGCAAATTGGGGGGGTTTGGAATTacatgtttgacgagcaggtgtccacatacttctggtgatgtagtgtatgtgtgttgggGGAATTAATATAATTGGTGGAAATAGTGACATAAATACATCTGTAAATGTCTTTGCCCCCCACTCTACTAACAGGTCCCCAGCCAGTGATCTGCTGTTCTCCATCGGGGACCCAGGTGGGCCCTTCCCGCACCAAGCCAGGCCCCCCATTACCCAGCCGCAAAAGAAAGAGGGCCTACGCCACAGGTGACTGCAGGGAAAAGCAAACCTGTGGTAAGGGCATTTTGAGTGTGTATCATGAAAGCACGGAAGAAAAATACTTCTTAAGTAACTTTATGCTTTCAAAGATTGTATCTACTTTTTGTCAGTTATTTCATGACAATGAATGACAAAGGACTTGGCTAAAGCACATGCATACAGATCTGCGCCAAATTATACAGACGCTGATTAAAAATTAATGATTGCGTCATGATTCATTGACAGTATAGTTTCCAATAGACGGCACACCTCTTCCTCTGTGTCACCCCTCCCCTTGTTCTTCCCTATTCACCCCACACCCCTGCAGACATCCGCCTACGAGTGCGTGCTGAGTACTGCCAGCATGAATCAGCGCTTCTGGGAAACGTTTTCTCCAACAAGCAGGAGGCTCTGGAGAGGCAGTTTGAGAGGTTCAACCAGGCAAACACTATCCTCAAGTCCCGGGACCTGGGCTCCATCATCTGCGACATCAAGTTCTCGGAGCTCACCTACCTAGATGCTTTTTGGCGGGACTACATCAACGGCTCCCTGCTGGAGGCCCTGAAGGGTGTCTTCATCACAGACTCACTCAAACAGGCAGTGGGCCATGAGGCCATCAAACTCCTGGTCAATGTGGATGAGGAGGACTATCAGGCTGGCCGCCGCAAGCTGCTCCGGAATCTGGTCACAGGAGTGGGGGCAGGGTCTGCAGCTGAAACCGCAGCCGCActtggagggagcagagggactCCATCCTAGAAACGCATGCGTCTGCTGCTTTTAGCAGAGGGGGAACCCGTGTCCCGAATAAGAGAACTTGACTTCATGGTGAGGACAGGAGCAAGAAAAGTGAAAAGGCTGTTCTGTTTCAGG
The sequence above is a segment of the Oncorhynchus nerka isolate Pitt River linkage group LG20, Oner_Uvic_2.0, whole genome shotgun sequence genome. Coding sequences within it:
- the LOC115102239 gene encoding death effector domain-containing protein-like, which gives rise to MTSQQHSLPNANVNPPLLIPQNSLAHPGRPHIHPNQLDSTQSSAAGHPASHTGLMGGVGSSSVGTSSGVAVNRGTLASCTNSASSRTPSSGRFEPWPEEAVDNAYGLYSLHRMFDIVGAQLTHRDVRVLSFLFVDVIDEYERGGIRSGRDFLLALERQGRCDETNFRHVLQLLRIITRHDLLPYVTLRKRQTVCPDPVDKYLEETSVRYVSPRRGGESREAAPHRRTGPQPVICCSPSGTQVGPSRTKPGPPLPSRKRKRAYATGDCREKQTCDIRLRVRAEYCQHESALLGNVFSNKQEALERQFERFNQANTILKSRDLGSIICDIKFSELTYLDAFWRDYINGSLLEALKGVFITDSLKQAVGHEAIKLLVNVDEEDYQAGRRKLLRNLVTGVGAGSAAETAAALGGSRGTPS